A single genomic interval of Pieris brassicae chromosome 14, ilPieBrab1.1, whole genome shotgun sequence harbors:
- the LOC123718153 gene encoding zinc finger Y-chromosomal protein 1-like codes for MTEECCVDGCFNINDQLYYFKLPVSRTLRKKWVVAINSSAKLTDDAMVCSRHFQEEQYMFVRGKRRLKPKVVPCLFEKESQVQDEEQNTDSETTNELKSQEIDIDKNKESTDKDSINVSIENTNTDRINTDKENTDKDKKNPKKEDTDDSNNKEDSTDRQSMEKDKDGIDKSEDKCSRSVKNIDLEFSPNKDIEDIITNYHIKQTRPLSEISERETKGEIEQDRREEENEPKYVEVSVGGKSQDQTNEDCLMLLENVQVEIDPSMFPLDHDADFDREQNIEQVDLDLDSSSDCIDLGEKKDDPISLLSSSDEDEVIIQEPNIDTISVSDATDEDDIPLLKLVKKHKKSKKSEKNAAINKILLNKYKCEVCRYTALDAADYSLHMGKHTHMIHMCEMCNYHTSSWLLMHRHKEKHTRESKNTKRRNREKKYKCPLCSYRAKHNMSLVYHMGTHGAKNDFECDKCGFFSNLKENVAKHMKNCKSEFSCGYCSYRTSSKSCYSKHLKRFHDEAIDRDFLPSSWT; via the exons ATGACAGAGGAATGCTGTGTTGATggctgttttaatattaacgatCAACTGTACTATTTCAA GTTACCAGTAAGTAGAACTCTTCGTAAAAAGTGGGTAGTAGCAATAAATAGCTCAGCCAAGCTAACAGATGACGCAATGGTGTGCAGTCGCCATTTTCAGGAGGAACAATATATGTTTGTGAGAGGGAAGCGAAGGCTGAAGCCTAAAGTGGTGCCCTGTTTATTTGAG AAAGAATCACAAGTCCAAGATGAAGAACAGAATACAGATAGCGAAACCACAAATGAACTTAAATCACAAGAAATTgacatagacaaaaataaagaGAGCACAGATAAAGATAGTATAAACGTTAGTATAGAAAACACAAATACAGATagaataaatacagataaagaAAACACAGATAAAGATAAGAAAAACCCAAAAAAGGAAGACACAGATGATAGTAATAACAAAGAAGACAGCACAGATAGGCAAAGCATGGAAAAGGATAAAGATGGAATAGACAAGAGTGAAGATAAATGTAGTAGAAGCGTTAAGaa CATAGATTTAGAATTCTCACCAAACAAAGATATTGAAgatattataactaattatcaTATTAAGCAAACGCGACCTTTATCCGAGATATCAGAGAGGGAGACAAAAGGAGAAATAGAGCAGGATAGGAGAGAAGAAGAGAACGAGCCGAAGTATGTGGAGGTTTCTGTCGGTGGGAAGAGTCAAG ACCAAACAAATGAAGACTGCCTCATGCTGTTGGAGAATGTTCAAGTGGAGATCGATCCCAGCATGTTCCCTCTTGACCACGACGCTGACTTTGACCGTGAACAGAATATAGAACAAGTCGATCTGGACCTGGATTCCAGCTCGGATTGTATCGATTTGGGAGAAAA AAAAGATGACCCCATCAGTCTCCTCTCCTCGAGCGATGAAGACGAAGTTATAATACAGGAACCGAACATAGACACGATATCCGTCTCGGACGCCACAGATGAAGACGACATTCCATTGCTAAAACTGGTGAAAAAGCATAAAAAGTCAAAGAAATCCGAGAAAAACGCTGCAATTAACAAGATTTTATTGAACAAATACAAATGTGAAGTGTGCAGATACACAGCCCTGGACGCGGCGGATTACTCCCTCCACATGGGCAAGCACACACACATGATACACATGTGTGAAATGTGCAACTATCACACGTCCAGCTGGCTCCTGATGCACAGGCACAAAGAGAAGCACACGAGAGAGAGCAAGAACACAAAGAGAAGGAATCGAGAGAAGAAGTACAAGTGTCCTCTGTGCTCCTACCGGGCGAAACATAACATGAGCCTGGTGTACCACATGGGGACCCATGGCGCGAAGAACGACTTCGAGTGTGACAAGTGTGGGTTCTTCAGTAATTTAAAAGAGAATGTGGCGAAGCACATGAAGAATTGTAAGAGTGAGTTCTCTTGTGGTTATTGCTCGTATAGAACGAGCAGCAAGAGTTGTTATAGCAAGCATTTGAAGCGGTTCCATGATGAAGCTATTGATAGAGATTTTCTCCCATCGTCTTGGACTTAA
- the LOC123718028 gene encoding zinc finger protein 805-like, with protein MDLNKDTEVKEQQSSNLQAVKIDESNDFGDNISLKQQLKLEPEQSSFDTNIYKKYFLRETKLKPDAYIEDDKINSKRNTSKKDTIMKNTLEDLYICDICDFTTSSEIGMTSHRNSHIKITNKYECNICKQEFSTNTLLKNHKDKHEDETFLCKKCKLAFSNHRAYLTHLINHMTKPPYTCFECDYEFRKRVSLKAHIKSHFLDVEVQCAICKKKIEKRSLNNHIQTYHSATECIECHKLVSKNNIDYHMAVHTGLKPVQCLYCGKGFITTSQRLKHSRVHTDYRPYKCEICERAFPQNIELQKHIFSKHSSHRYECDTCGKRYKHKNSLAMHIRIHSNYKPFRCPKCPKVFTVLPSLKCHFYASHIKENKFHCETCGIKFKTIQGLRRHKLAKAHQRMEYKSRMEK; from the exons atggatttaaataaagacacGGAGGTGAAAGAACAGCAAAGTTCCAATTTGCAAGCGGTAAAAATTGATGAAAGTAATGATTTTGGAGacaatatatcattaaaacaACAGTTAAAATTAGAGCCTGAACAAAGTAGTTTCGACACAAATATCTATAAGAAATACTTTTTGCGTGAGACTAAACT taagcCAGATGCCTATATTGAAGATGACAAGATAAATAGCAAAAGGAATACAAGTAAAAAAGATACAATAATGAAGAATACTctagaagatttatatatttgtgatatttGCGATTTTACAACATCTTCAGAAATAGGAATGACTTCACATAGAAAcagtcatataaaaattacaaataaatatgaatgtaatatttgtaaacaagAGTTTAGTACcaacacattattaaaaaatcacaaaGATAAACATGAAGATGAAACatttctatgtaaaaaatGCAAACTTGCATTCTCAAATCACAGAGCATATCTTACTCATTTGATAAATCACATGACTAAGCCACCCTATACTTGCTTTGAATGCGATTATGAATTTAGAAAACGAGTAAGTTTAAAGGCTCATATAAAGAGTCATTTTTTAGATGTTGAAGTTCAATGTGCTAtctgtaagaaaaaaattgaaaagagGTCTTTGAACAATCATATTCAAACCTATCATTCTGCAACTGAATGTATCGAATGTCATAAACTTGTGTCAAAGAATAATATTGATTACCACATGGCAGTACACACTGGATTAAAACCTGTTCAATGTTTATATTGCGGTAAAGGTTTTATAACCACATCCCAAAGACTAAAACATAGTAGAGTGCATACAGACTATAGACCTTACAAATGTGAAATTTGCGAACGAGCTTTTCCACAAAATATTGAGTTACAGAAACACATTTTTAGCAAGCACTCATCACACCGGTACGAATGTGATACTTGTGGTAAAAGGTACAAACATAAGAACTCGTTGGCTATGCATATCCGCATACACTCAAACTACAAACCATTTAGGTGCCCTAAGTGCCCAAAAGTGTTCACAGTGTTGCCATCtttaaaatgtcatttttatGCAAGccatattaaagaaaacaaatttcatTGTGAGACATGTGgtattaaattcaaaacgATACAGGGCTTAAGAAGGCATAAATTGGCTAAAGCACACCAAAGAATGGAGTATAAGTCAAGGATGgagaaataa